TACCTCTTCCCAAACATATCTCAGCAGACAAGGTTACTGAAAAGATATTACCAGAGAAAGATGTGGACGGCTTTCACCCAGCCAATATTGGTAGAATGGTAAAAGGATGGGATTGTTATTTACCTGCAACGCCTAATGGCATTGTCGAACTGATCCGTCGTAGCGGCATCCAGACAGCAGGTAAACATTGTGTAGTCATTGGTCGTAGTCAGATCGTAGGTCTTCCTATGAGCATCTTGATGCAACGTAGTCAGGAACCCGGCAACTGTACAGTAACAATCTGCCATAGCCGGACTCAAAATATGACAGAAATCACACGTCAGGCAGATATTCTGATTGCAGCTATTGGTAAGCCAGGATTTGTGACCGCCGATATGGTAAAAGAAGGAGCTGTTGTTATCGATGTGGGAACTACACGTGTACCCGACGCAACGAAAAAGTCAGGATTTTCACTAAAGGGCGATGTAAAATTTGATGAGGTTGCGCCAAAATGTAGCTATATCACGCCAGTTCCAGGAGGTGTAGGCCCTATGACTATTGTCAGCTTGTTACAAAACACACTTAAAGCGTCAAAAAAAGAAATCTATAAATGATATTGAGAGCCTCCTGCTTAGCTTATCAAAGATACAAAGTAGGAGGCATTCTTTCCAGACTGCTTATTCGGCACTAAAACTGTGAAAGAATTGTTAAACATAGAGAATTCCGACTTTATATTACTAGTATGATCACTCCTTCTCCCCTATCTATCTCCCTGCAATCTGACATCCAAGAATCAAAGCTACCCTTGATGGAAGCATTTTATACTATCCAGGGAGAAGGATTTCATCAGGGAAGAGCGGCCTATTTCATCCGGCTAGGAGGTTGTGATGTGGGTTGTATATGGTGTGATGTCAAAGAAAGCTGGGATGCATCTCTACACCCACAAATCTCTATTGAGGCTATTGTATCGCAAGCACTTACGTTTCCAGGCAGATTAGCAGTCATCACAGGGGGCGAACCTCTGATGTACAATCTGGATCATCTTACAGAATCTCTCAGAAAAGCAGGCTTTCAGACTAATATTGAAACTTCTGGCGCTTATCCTGTATCCGGACATTGGGATTGGATTTGTTTTTCGCCCAAAAAGTTCAAACCTTCTCACCCTAGTATCTTTGCCAAAGCTCATGAATTAAAAGTCATTGTGTATAACAAATCCGACTTTAAATTTGCCGAGGACTATGCATCTAAGGTAAACTCATCTTGTCAGCTTTTTTTGCAACCTGAATGGAGCAAGTCTTCTCAGATGCTACCTCTTATTATTGAATACATCAAGACCAATCCTCAATGGCGTATATCCTTACAAACACATAAGTATATGGATATACCTTAATTCCATTTTACTCCTGAAATTAGTTATAGCACTCTTATATTCTCCCTCTCTGAAAAAACAGGTACAAAAGTTGCTTTAGTAGACACCAAATTGCTTACATAAACATGCTGATTCTTACTAATCTAAGAAAAGTTTGTAAATTAATTTGTGTAAATAGCATCTCTGTTGTAGTATTTCCGTTGAATACTATTTACTATATTCTTATTCTGAAATTTACGTTTATTTAGTGTCTGCGTTATTCAGATCTGTTAATCCATTTATCCGCTATGAAAGTACCTCACTGGAGAATTGTAGTACCTTTACTCGTCTTTATACAGATTTTATTTTCTACTACATCTGCCCAAACTATTACTCCCAAAGCCAGGCTTTTGTATGAACAATCTCAGCAATATATACTGGAAAGAAAGTTTGATCAGGCTGTATCTGCACTTGAAAAAGCGATTGAACGTGAACCTAATTATCCGGAAGCCCATTTTCGTTTGGGTAATGTTTATGAACTGAAATCGCAGGTTGAAGTAACAGAAAACTATGCAGATCTGAGTCGTCAACATTATGAAAAAGCCATAGAATTAAAACCGGGTAATCCATCTTTTATCAGTGCGTATAGTATCTTAGGTGATTATTATCTACGTAAAGCTGATTATACCAAAGCCAAAGACTATTACCAGAAGTTTCTGGATCTAAAACCACCAAAGCAGTTTCAGGTAACGATGGCTATGCAGCAAATTGCGAATTGTAACTTTGCAGCGGAAGCCATGCAACATCCATTGGCCTACAAAGCTAATGCGATGACCAAAGAGCTTAATAAGTTTGCACTCCAATACTTTCCTGTACTTACCGCTGATCAACAAACAGTATTTTTTACAGCGCGCAAGGGACTGGATGCCCGAAGTGACGAAAATATTTATGTAGCCTACAGAAAAGGAAATGAATGGACCGAGCCAGCTCCTCTGTCAGATCGGATCAATACAGTAGAGAATGAGGGGACATGTACTATCTCTGCAGATGGTCGCACACTGGTATTTACCAATTGTGACGGAAGACAAAGTTTTGGTAGCTGTGATTTATATGTGTCTTATAAAATTGGTAACGAATGGACTGAACCTCTTAATCTGGGTAACAAAGTCAATTCACCCTTCTGGGAATCGCAACCTTCACTTTCTGCCGATGGACGTACACTTTATTTTACATCTGACCGGCGTGGAGGATATGGTAAACGTGATATATGGGTAAGTAAACTTGGAGATGATGGGTTGTGGGGAGTCGCAAGTAATCTGGGAACCAATATCAATACTCCGGATGATGATCTCTCGCCTTTTATCCACGTGAATGCCAAAACGTTGTTTTTCTCATCCAAAGGCCATATTGGAATGGGTGGCTTTGATTTATTTTCGTCTGAACTGGAAGGAGGAAAATGGTCGTTTGCCAAAAACCTGGGCTATCCTATCAATAACCAGGATGACCAGGTATCTCTGTTTGTTTCAGCAGATGGAAAGAAAGGATATTTTGCTCATGAAGAACGACAAGGCCGTAAGTATATCAGCAGCCAGCTTTACGAGTTTGACTTTCCGGAAGAAATTGCAGTAAAGCATAAGAGTAACTATCTGAAAGGCATCGTATACGATGCCAAAACAAAAAAAAGTCTGGAAGCCAA
This genomic stretch from Xanthocytophaga agilis harbors:
- a CDS encoding bifunctional 5,10-methylenetetrahydrofolate dehydrogenase/5,10-methenyltetrahydrofolate cyclohydrolase; this translates as MQLIDGKKIGEEIRQEIAAEVLKIKAQNGKIPYLVAVLVGNDGGSETYVSHKVKACEEVGFRSAVYRYPETISEDELLNVVESINNDPEVDGLIVQLPLPKHISADKVTEKILPEKDVDGFHPANIGRMVKGWDCYLPATPNGIVELIRRSGIQTAGKHCVVIGRSQIVGLPMSILMQRSQEPGNCTVTICHSRTQNMTEITRQADILIAAIGKPGFVTADMVKEGAVVIDVGTTRVPDATKKSGFSLKGDVKFDEVAPKCSYITPVPGGVGPMTIVSLLQNTLKASKKEIYK
- a CDS encoding 7-carboxy-7-deazaguanine synthase QueE, with product MITPSPLSISLQSDIQESKLPLMEAFYTIQGEGFHQGRAAYFIRLGGCDVGCIWCDVKESWDASLHPQISIEAIVSQALTFPGRLAVITGGEPLMYNLDHLTESLRKAGFQTNIETSGAYPVSGHWDWICFSPKKFKPSHPSIFAKAHELKVIVYNKSDFKFAEDYASKVNSSCQLFLQPEWSKSSQMLPLIIEYIKTNPQWRISLQTHKYMDIP
- a CDS encoding OmpA family protein, producing MKVPHWRIVVPLLVFIQILFSTTSAQTITPKARLLYEQSQQYILERKFDQAVSALEKAIEREPNYPEAHFRLGNVYELKSQVEVTENYADLSRQHYEKAIELKPGNPSFISAYSILGDYYLRKADYTKAKDYYQKFLDLKPPKQFQVTMAMQQIANCNFAAEAMQHPLAYKANAMTKELNKFALQYFPVLTADQQTVFFTARKGLDARSDENIYVAYRKGNEWTEPAPLSDRINTVENEGTCTISADGRTLVFTNCDGRQSFGSCDLYVSYKIGNEWTEPLNLGNKVNSPFWESQPSLSADGRTLYFTSDRRGGYGKRDIWVSKLGDDGLWGVASNLGTNINTPDDDLSPFIHVNAKTLFFSSKGHIGMGGFDLFSSELEGGKWSFAKNLGYPINNQDDQVSLFVSADGKKGYFAHEERQGRKYISSQLYEFDFPEEIAVKHKSNYLKGIVYDAKTKKSLEAKIELFNLNDGALEAVMKSDRKEGSYLTVLTEGASYGLYVDKEGYLFKSLYFDYSGTKNNEPVVLDIYLQPIEKGAKDILNNLFFETGKWELEGKSKTELDKLMALMKNTKGLRIEISGHTDDVGKDSDNLELSLKRAKSVYDYLINAGVEKNRLTYVGYGETQFAVPNNSEKNRQLNRRIEFKVL